One part of the Ziziphus jujuba cultivar Dongzao chromosome 2, ASM3175591v1 genome encodes these proteins:
- the LOC132800799 gene encoding rust resistance kinase Lr10-like: protein MLEKSKANGKGFINEISSIGRICRVNVVQIVGFCVEGSNHALIDEYLFSQEGITSLDWKTMCEISCGVACGIKYPHRGCNMQILHFNIKARNILLNENFIPKVSDFGLARLCPLDNNIVTLTVVRGTTGYIALLFYKNIGGEFLTKWMFIVLECY, encoded by the coding sequence ATGTTAGAAAAATCTAAGGCTAATGGGAAAGGTTTCATCAATGAAATTTCATCTATTGGAAGGATTTGCCGTGTCAATGTGGTGCAAATCGTTGGCTTTTGTGTTGAGGGATCAAATCATGCTCTTATTGATGAATATCTTTTTTCTCAAGAAGGAATTACCTCCTTAGATTGGAAGACAATGTGTGAAATCTCATGTGGAGTGGCTTGTGGTATCAAATATCCTCATCGAGGATGCAACATGCAAATTCtgcattttaatattaaggCACGCAACATTCTTTTGAATGAGAATTTTATCCCAAAGGTTTCTGATTTTGGGCTTGCAAGGTTATGCCCATTAGATAATAACATCGTGACTCTAACTGTAGTGAGAGGAACCACGGGATACATAGCTCTGCTGTTTTACAAAAACATTGGAGGAGAGTTTCTAACAAAGTGGATGTTTATAGTTTTGGAATGTTATTGA